From Oryza sativa Japonica Group chromosome 4, ASM3414082v1, one genomic window encodes:
- the LOC4337041 gene encoding putative disease resistance protein At3g14460, producing the protein MEEVEAGWLEGGIRWLAETILDNLDADKLDEWIRQIRLAADTEKLRAEIEKVDGVVAAVKGRAIGNRSLARSLGRLRGLLYDADDAVDELDYFRLQQQVEGGVTTRFEAEETVGDGAEDEDDIPMDNTDVPEAVAAGSSKKRSKAWEHFTTVEFTADGKDSKARCKYCHKDLCCTSKNGTSALRNHLNVCKRKRVTSTDQPVNPSSAGEGASNATGNSVGRKRMRMDGTSTHHEAVSTHPWNKAELSNRIQCMTHQLEEAVNEVMRLCRSSSSNQSRQGTPPATNATTSSYLPEPIVYGRAAEMETIKQLIMSNRSNGITVLPIVGNGGIGKTTLAQLVCKDLVIKSQFNVKIWVYVSDKFDVVKITRQILDHVSNQSHEGISNLDTLQQDLEEQMKSKKFLIVLDDVWEIRTDDWKKLLAPLRPNDQVNSSQEEATGNMIILTTRIQSIAKSLGTVQSIKLEALKDDDIWSLFKVHAFGNDKHDSSPGLQVLGKQIASELKGNPLAAKTVGSLLGTNLTIDHWDSIIKSEEWKSLQQAYGIMQALKLCYDHLSNPLQQCVSYCSLFPKGYSFSKAQLIQIWIAQGFVEESSEKLEQKGWKYLAELVNSGFLQQVESTRFSSEYFVVHDLMHDLAQKVSQTEYATIDGSECTELAPSIRHLSIVTDSAYRKEKYRNISRNEVFEKRLMKVKSRSKLRSLVLIGQYDSHFFKYFKDAFKEAQHLRLLQITATYADSDSFLSSLVNSTHLRYLKIVTEESGRTLPRSLRKYYHLQVLDIGYRFGIPRISNDINNLLSLRHLVAYDEVCSSIANIGKMTSLQELGNFIVQNNLSGFEVTQLKSMNKLVQLSVSQLENVRTQEEACGAKLKDKQHLEKLHLSWKDAWNGYDSDESYEDEYGSDMNIETEGEELSVGDANGAQSLQHHSNISSELASSEVLEGLEPHHGLKYLRISGYNGSTSPTWLPSSLTCLQTLHLEKCGKWQILPLERLGLLVKLVLIKMRNATELSIPSLEELVLIALPSLNTCSCTSIRNLNSSLKVLKIKNCPVLKVFPLFEICQKFEIERTSSWLPHLSKLTIYNCPLSCVHSSLPPSSIVSKLSIGKVSTLPTVRGSSSGTLIIGLHPDEVDDDDGLEDSDQLKTLDDKVLLFHNLRFLTSLAIYGCRNLATISIESLRQLVCLKSLELYGCPKLFSSDVPPELTCEYMSGANHSALPSLECLYIEDCGITGKWLSLMLQHVQALQELSLEDCQQITRLSIGEEENSQPNLMSAMEDPSLGYPDRDELLRLPLNLISSLKKVSITYCYDLTFYGSKVDFAGFTSLEELVISRCPKLVSFLAHNDGNDEQSNGRWLLPLSLGKLEINYVDSLKTLQLCFPGNLTRLKKLVVLGNQSLTSLQLHSCTALQELIIRSCESLNSLEGLQLLGNLRLLCAHRCLSGHEEDGMCILPQSLEEIYICEYSQERLQLCFPGSLTRLKKLVVLGNQSLTSLQLHSCTALQELIIQSCESLNSLEGLQWLGNLRLLQAHRCLSGYGENGRCILPQSLEELYIREYSQETLQPCFPGNLTSLKKLEVQGSQKLISLQLYSCTALQELMIESCVSLNSLEGLQWLVNLRLLRAHRCLSGYGENGRCILPQSLEGLYIREYSQEILQPCFQTNLTCLKRLEVSGTGSFKSLELQSCTALEHLKIEGCSSLATLEGLRFLHTLRHLKVHRCPRLPPYFESLSGQGYELCPRLERLEINYPSILTTSFCKNLTSLQYLELCNHGLEMERLTDEEERALQLLTSLQELRFNCCYNLVDLPTGLHNLPSLKRLEIWNCGSIARPLEKGLPPSLEELAIVDCSNELAQQCRLLASKRKVKINQRYVN; encoded by the exons ATGGAGGAGGTGGAAGCCGGTTGGCTGGAGGGCGGGATCAGGTGGCTGGCGGAGACCATCCTGGATAACCTGGACGCCGACAAGCTGGATGAATGGATTCGCCAGATTAGGCTCGCCGCTGACACCGAGAAGCTACGGGCTGAGATCGAGAAGGTGGATGGGGTGGTGGCTGCCGTGAAGGGGAGGGCGATCGGGAACAGGTCGCTGGCCCGATCGCTCGGCCGTCTCAGGGGGTTGCTGTACGACGCCGACGATGCGGTCGACGAGCTCGACTACTTCAGGCTCCAGCAGCAGGTCGAGGGAGGAG TTACTACACGGTTTGAGGCTGAAGAGACGGTCGGAGATGGAGCAGAGGACGAGGACGATATTCCGATGGACAATACTGATGTACCGGAGGCAGTGGCGGCAGGCAGCAGCAAGAAACGGTCCAAGGCATGGGAACACTTTACTACCGTAGAGTTCACTGCTGACGGGAAGGATTCTAAAGCACGGTGCAAGTACTGCCACAAGGACCTATGTTGCACATCTAAGAACGGGACATCAGCTTTGCGCAACCATCTCAATGTTTGCAAGAGGAAACGTGTAACAAGTACTGACCAACCGGTAAATCCATCAAG TGCCGGTGAGGGTGCATCAAATGCAACTGGTAATTCAGTTGGCAGAAAAAGGATGAGAATGGATGGGACTTCAACACACCACGAGGCAGTTAGCACGCACCCTTGGAACAAGGCTGAACTTTCCAACAGGATCCAATGCATGACTCATCAGTTAGAAGAGGCTGTAAATGAGGTTATGAGGCTATGTCGATCCTCAAGTTCAAACCAGAGTCGACAGGGTACACCACCGGCCACAAATGCAACAACATCGTCTTATCTTCCGGAGCCCATAGTGTATGGGAGGGCTGCAGAGATGGAAACCATCAAACAGCTGATCATGAGCAATAGATCTAATGGCATAACCGTCCTGCCAATTGTAGGCAATGGAGGGATAGGAAAAACCACTTTGGCGCAACTGGTCTGCAAAGATCTGGTAATTAAAAGTCAGTTTAATGTTAAGATATGGGTGTATGTATCTGATAAATTTGATGTAGTTAAGATTACAAGGCAGATTTTGGATCATGTCTCCAACCAGAGCCACGAAGGAATAAGCAACCTTGATACGCTTCAGCAGGATCTTGAGGAACAAATGAAATCTAAGAAGTTCCTCATTGTCTTAGATGATGTGTGGGAAATCCGTACAGATGACTGGAAAAAACTACTGGCTCCTTTAAGACCTAATGATCAGGTGAATTCGTCACAGGAAGAGGCAACAGGTAATATGATAATTTTGACAACTCGTATACAGAGTATTGCCAAAAGTCTTGGAACAGTACAATCAATTAAGTTAGAAGCTCTGAAAGATGACGATATATGGTCACTATTTAAAGTGCATGCTTTTGGTAATGATAAACATGATAGTAGTCCAGGCTTACAGGTTCTTGGGAAGCAAATTGCTAGCGAGCTAAAAGGCAACCCACTGGCAGCAAAAACTGTGGGTTCACTATTAGGAACGAATCTTACCATCGATCATTGGGATAGCATTATAAAGAGTGAAGAATGGAAATCCCTGCAACAAGCTTATGGCATCATGCAAGCGCTGAAGTTGTGCTATGATCATCTATCCAACCCCTTACAGCAATGCGTCTCTTATTGTTCTCTTTTCCCCAAGGGTTATTCTTTCAGCAAAGCACAACTAATACAAATATGGATTGCTCAAGGATTTGTGGAAGAATCCAGTGAGAAGTTGGAGCAGAAAGGATGGAAATATCTAGCTGAGTTGGTAAATTCGGGTTTCCTTCAGCAAGTTGAAAGCACACGGTTTTCATCAGAATATTTTGTTGTGCACGATCTTATGCATGATTTAGCGCAAAAGGTTTCACAAACAGAATATGCAACTATAGATGGCTCAGAGTGCACAGAGTTAGCCCCAAGTATACGCCATTTGTCAATAGTAACTGATTCTGCATACCGCAAGGAGAAATATAGAAACATATCTCGTAATGAGGTGTTTGAGAAAAGGTTGATGAAAGTTAAGTCAAGGAGTAAGTTGAGGTCACTGGTATTAATTGGGCAATATGATtctcatttttttaaatatttcaaaGATGCTTTCAAGGAAGCACAACATCTGCGACTGCTGCAGATCACTGCAACTTATGCTGATTCTGATTCATTTCTCTCCAGTTTGGTAAATTCTACACATCTCCGGTATCTGAAAATTGTGACTGAAGAATCCGGCAGAACTTTGCCCCGATCTCTAAGGAAGTATTACCATCTTCAAGTACTAGATATTGGCTATAGATTTGGAATTCCCCGTATATCTAATGATATAAATAATCTTCTCAGCCTGCGGCATCTTGTTGCATATGATGAAGTGTGTTCTTCCATTGCTAACATTGGTAAAATGACCTCACTTCAGGAACTAGGCAATTTTATTGTTCAGAATAATTTAAGTGGTTTTGAGGTGACACAATTGAAATCCATGAACAAGCTTGTACAACTTAGTGTGTCTCAACTTGAAAATGTTAGAACTCAGGAGGAGGCATGTGGGGCAAAACTGAAAGACAAACAACACTTAGAAAAGCTACATTTGTCCTGGAAGGATGCATGGAATGGATATGACAGTGACGAAAGCTATGAAGATGAATACGGCAGTGATATGAATATAGAAACAGAAGGGGAGGAACTGTCAGTTGGTGATGCCAATGGTGCCCAAAGCTTACAACATCACAGTAATATAAGCTCTGAACTTGCTTCAAGTGAGGTGCTCGAAGGTCTTGAACCACATCACGGCCTCAAGTATCTACGGATATCTGGGTATAATGGATCTACCTCCCCAACTTGGCTTCCTTCTTCACTTACCTGTCTGCAAACACTTCATCTAGAAAAATGTGGAAAATGGCAAATACTTCCTTTAGAAAGGCTAGGGTTACTTGTAAAGCTCGTGTTGATCAAAATGAGGAATGCAACAGAACTCTCAATCCCTTCACTGGAGGAGCTTGTGTTAATTGCATTGCCAAGCTTGAACACATGCTCCTGCACTTCCATCAGGAACTTGAACTCCAGTTTAAAGGTTCTGAAAATTAAGAATTGCCCTGTACTGAAGGTATTTCCCTTGTTTGAGATTTGCCAGAAATTTGAAATCGAGCGGACGTCGTCATGGTTGCCCCATCTTAGCAAGCTTACCATCTATAATTGTCCTCTTTCCTGTGTGCACAGTTCTCTGCCACCTTCATCTATTGTTTCCAAATTATCGATCGGTAAAGTTTCAACACTTCCAACGGTGAGGGGGTCATCTAGTGGAACATTAATAATTGGACTGCACCCCGATGaagttgatgatgatgatggtttgGAGGATTCTGATCAGCTGAAAACGTTGGATGACAAAGTACTATTATTCCATAACCTGAGGTTCCTAACTAGCTTGGCAATATATGGTTGTCGAAATCTTGCGACTATTTCAATTGAAAGTTTAAGGCAACTCGTTTGTttgaagagtttggaattatacGGCTGCCCAAAACTTTTCTCTTCAGATGTTCCACCAGAGCTTACATGTGAATATATGTCAGGAGCAAATCACAGCGCCCTCCCATCTCTCGAATGTCTCTATATTGAGGATTGTGGAATAACGGGGAAGTGGCTGTCTCTGATGTTGCAACATGTGCAGGCCCTACAGGAACTGAGTTTAGAGGACTGCCAGCAGATAACAAGGCTATCGATAGGAGAGGAAGAAAACAGTCAACCAAATCTTATGTCAGCTATGGAGGATCCGTCATTAGGATATCCAGATCGAGACGAACTTCTGCGCCTTCCGTTAAATCTCATCTCTTCTCTGAAAAAGGTATCTATTACATATTGCTATGATTTAACATTCTACGGCAGCAAGGTAGATTTCGCTGGATTTACCTCCCTTGAGGAGTTAGTGATTTCACGATGCCCCAAGCTGGTGTCGTTCTTGGCGCATAACGACGGAAATGATGAACAGTCGAATGGAAGATGGCTCCTACCGCTATCACTTGGAAAACTTGAGATTAACTATGTTGATTCCCTAAAAACGCTGCAGCTCTGCTTTCCGGGGAACCTCACCCGCCTGAAAAAACTAGTAGTGTTGGGAAACCAAAGTTTAACATCTCTGCAGCTCCATTCCTGCACAGCACTCCAAGAGTTGATAATTCGAAGCTGTGAGTCGCTTAATTCTCTGGAAGGCTTGCAATTGCTCGGCAATCTCAGGTTGCTGTGTGCACACAGATGCCTCAGCGGCCATGAAGAAGATGGAATGTGTATCCTTCCGCAATCACTTGAGGAAATTTACATCTGCGAGTACTCTCAAGAGAGGCTGCAGCTCTGCTTTCCAGGAAGCCTCACCCGCCTGAAAAAACTAGTAGTGTTGGGAAACCAAAGTTTAACATCTCTGCAGCTCCATTCCTGCACAGCACTCCAAGAGTTGATAATTCAAAGCTGTGAGTCGCTTAATTCTCTGGAAGGCTTGCAATGGCTCGGCAACCTCAGGTTGCTGCAGGCACACAGATGCCTCAGTGGTTATGGAGAAAATGGAAGGTGTATCCTTCCACAATCACTTGAGGAACTTTACATCAGAGAGTATTCTCAAGAAACGCTGCAGCCCTGCTTTCCAGGGAACCTCACCAGCTTGAAAAAACTAGAAGTACAGGGAAGCCAAAAGTTAATATCTCTGCAGCTGTATTCCTGCACAGCACTCCAAGAGTTGATGATTGAAAGTTGTGTGTCGCTTAATTCTCTGGAAGGCCTGCAATGGCTCGTCAACCTCAGGTTGCTGCGGGCACACAGATGCCTCAGTGGTTATGGAGAAAATGGAAGGTGTATCCTTCCACAATCACTTGAGGGACTTTACATCAGAGAGTATTCTCAAGAAATTCTACAGCCCTGCTTCCAGACGAATCTCACTTGCTTAAAAAGATTAGAGGTATCAGGCACTGGAAGTTTCAAATCTCTGGAGTTGCAATCATGCACTGCACTCGAACATTTGAAGATTGAAGGTTGTTCATCACTTGCCACATTAGAGGGCTTGCGATTCCTCCACACCCTCAGGCATTTGAAAGTACACAGATGTCCCAGATTGCCTCCATATTTTGAGAGTTTGTCAGGACAGGGCTATGAGCTATGCCCACGACTGGAAAGGCTCGAGATCAATTATCCCTCAATCCTTACCACGTCGTTTTGCAAGAACCTCACCTCTCTACAATACCTAGAGCTTTGCAATCACGGATTGGAAATGGAAAGACTAACGGACGAGGAAGAGAGAGCGCTTCAACTCCTCACTTCCCTGCAAGAGCTCCGATTTAACTGTTGCTACAATCTCGTAGATCTTCCCACAGGGCTCCACAACCTTCCCTCCCTCAAGAGGTTGGAGATCTGGAATTGCGGGAGCATCGCGAGGCCGCTGGAAAAGGGTCTCCCACCTTCGTTGGAAGAACTGGCTATCGTAGATTGCAGTAATGAGCTAGCTCAGCAGTGCAGATTGCTAGCAAGCAAGCGGAAGGTCAAAATTAATCAGAGATATGTGAATTGA
- the LOC4337040 gene encoding transcription factor GTE4 isoform X2 encodes MRKRCDQILAKLRKDKRSIWFNAPVEVDRLGLQDYHAVIKCPMDLGTVRANLAAGRYPSHDDFAADIRLTFSNALRYNPAGHEVHTFAGDLLASFEKMYKASVSWFEQELKILEPPMPVPPPELPPAKAPAQVKPRAGNVKMRKTKAREPNKREMTLEEKNLLRVGLESLPEEKMHNVLQIVRKRNGNPELVGGEIELDIDEMDVETQWELDRFVNKFKKALNKSRRAAIVNGENADVIDASVANDSDMLVNGSTATMVDNGDVTMAIESKDPDKITTQAEQLDEYVDAVADPEFLSWVCPC; translated from the exons ATGCGGAAGCGGTGCGACCAGATCCTGGCGAAGCTGCGGAAGGACAAGCGGAGCATCTGGTTCAACGCCCCCGTGGAGGTCGACCGCCTCGGACTCCAAGACTACCACGCCGTCATCAAGTGCCCCATGGATCTCGGCACGGTGAGGGCGAACCTCGCCGCCGGAAGGTACCCCTCGCACGACGACTTCGCCGCCGACATCCGGCTCACGTTCAGCAACGCGCTGCGGTACAACCCTGCTGGACACGAGGTCCACACcttcgccggcgacctcctcgcgTCCTTTGAGAAGATGTACAAAGCGTCGGTGTCTTGGTTCGAGCAGGAACTCAAGATCCTTGAGCCGCCGATGCCAGTGCCGCCACCGGAATTGCCACCGGCGAAAGCTCCGGCGCAGGTGAAACCAAGGGCAGGGAATGTGAAAATGCGGAAAACGAAGGCAAGGGAGCCGAACAAGAGGGAGATGACCCTGGAGGAGAAGAACTTGTTGAGGGTTGGGTTGGAGAGCTTGCCAGAGGAGAAGATGCATAATGTGTTGCAGATTGTGCGGAAGAGGAATGGCAATCCTGAGCTGGTTGGGGGTGAGATCGAGCTGGATATTGATGAGATGGATGTCGAGACACAGTGGGAGCTTGATCGATTCGTCAACAAATTCAAGAAGGCGCTCAACAAGAGTCGACGGGCTGCCATTGTTAATGGTGAAAATGCCGATGTCATTGATGCTTCCGTGGCTAATGATAGTGATATGCTGGTGAATGGCAGTACCGCTACGATGGTGGACAACGGTGATGTGACGATGGCAATA GAGAGCAAGGATCCTGACAAGATCACTACACAGGCCGAGCAGTTGGATGAGTATGTAGATGCAGTGGCGGACCCAGAATTTTTGTCCTGGGTTTGCCCATGCTAG
- the LOC107278759 gene encoding putative disease resistance protein RGA4 isoform X2, whose protein sequence is MEEVEVGLLEGGIGWLVQTILENLDTDKLGEWIRQVGLTDDTEKLRSEIERVEVVTAAVKGRAIGNRSLARSLSRLRELLYDADDAIDELDYYRLQQQVQGDAWQGGTGSLDEPEAEQAERPSINAAIAISSGSKKRSKAWGHFDITEEENGKPVKARCIHCHTVVKCGSEKGTSVLHNHLKSGSCNKKREATDQQPNPSSSTADTAANSTLVELGGSGSDIRKKMRINGESTHNDAPYAHPWKKAECSTRIQQITRELQDARGAVSEILKLHGPCSVGNSNHRTSTTTTLCRRTSSLNPHKIYGRDAEKNTIMKIITDDSYDGVTVVPIVGIGGVGKTALAQLVYNEPTVKRDFERIWVWVSDNYDELRITMEILDFVSQERHEESPCRKEIRKGVSSFAKLQEILNGYMDIQSKKFLLVLDDVWDSMDDYRWNILLDPLKSNHPKGNMILVTTRLLSLAQRIGTVKPIELGALSKEDFWLYFKTCTFGDENYKAHPSLNIIGQKIADKLKGNPLAAKATALLLREKLTVDHWSNILMNEDWKSLHFSRGIMPALKLSYDQLPYHLQQCLLYCSIFPSSYRFVSKELICIWISQGFVHCNSSSKRLEEIGWDYLTDLVNSGFFQKVDHTHYIMCGLMHDFARMVSRTEYATIDNLQSNKILPTIRHLSILNNSAHYEDPSNDKVEGRIRNAVKAMKHLRTLVLIGKHSSLFFQSFKDVVQKGHHLRLLQISETCTYVDPLLCNLVNPAHIRYMKLHKRALPQSFSKFYHLQVLDVGSKSDLIIPNGVDDLVSLQHLVAAEKACSSITSISKMTSLQELHNFGVQNSSGWEIAQLQSMNQLVQLGVSQLENVTTRAEACGAKLRDKQNLEKLRLSWTNLHKLGHLGTNVPWDERENARAVLEGLEPHTNLKHLEIYSYNGATPPTWLATSLTSLQTLRLECCGQWKMIPSLERLPFLKKMKLESMQKIIEMTVPSLEELMLIDMPNLERCSCTSMRDLNCSLRVLKVKKCPVLKVFPLFEDCQKFEIERKSWLSHLSKLTIHDCPHLHVHNPLPPSTIVLELSIAKVSTLPTLKGSSNGTLTIWLPNDDDVPDKLITLDDNIMSFHNLSFLTGLEIYGFQNPTSISFHGLRQLRCLKTLKIYDCPKLLPSNVPSELTGEYMSGENHSALPSLVRLHIEKCGIMRKWLSLLLQHVQALQELSLDNCKQITGLSLGQEENNQPNLMSAMEDPSLGYPARKISLDLPPLRS, encoded by the exons atggaggaggtggaggtcggTTTGCTGGAGGGAGGGATCGGGTGGCTGGTGCAGACCATCCTGGAGAACCTGGACACCGATAAGCTGGGTGAGTGGATTCGTCAGGTTGGGCTCACCGATGACACCGAGAAGCTCAGGTCAGAGATCGAGAGGGTGGAGGTGGTGACGGCTGCCGTGAAGGGGAGGGCGATCGGGAACAGGTCGCTTGCCCGATCGCTCAGCCGTCTCAGGGAGCTGCTctacgacgccgacgacgcgaTCGACGAGCTCGACTACTACAGGCTCCAACAGCAGGTTCAAGGAG ATGCATGGCAAGGTGGCACTGGAAGTTTAGATGAACCTGAAGCAGAGCAAGCAGAGAGACCGAGTATCAACGCTGCTATTGCGATTAGCAGTGGTAGCAAAAAGCGGTCCAAGGCATGGGGGCACTTTGATATCACTGAAGAAGAAAATGGAAAGCCTGTGAAGGCAAGGTGTATTCACTGTCACACGGTGGTCAAGTGCGGTTCTGAAAAAGGGACATCAGTTTTGCATAATCACCTCAAGAGTGGCAGCTGTAACAAGAAGCGTGAGGCAACTGATCAGCAGCCAAACCCGTCATCAAG TACTGCTGATACTGCAGCAAATAGCACTCTTGTTGAACTCGGCGGTTCAGGTTCAGACATCAGAAAAAAGATGAGGATTAATGGTGAGTCAACACACAACGATGCACCTTATGCACACCCTTGGAAAAAGGCTGAATGTTCCACAAGGATACAGCAAATAACTCGTGAGTTACAAGATGCACGGGGGGCTGTGAGTGAAATTCTTAAGCTACATGGACCGTGCTCTGTTGGAAATTCAAACCATCGTACGAGTACAACCACAACTCTCTGCAGAAGAACGTCAAGTCTTAATCCACACAAAATATATGGAAGAGACGCAGAGAAGAACACCATCATGAAGATTATTACAGATGACAGTTATGACGGAGTAACTGTAGTCCCTATTGTGGGCATCGGAGGAGTTGGGAAGACAGCTCTCGCTCAACTTGTATACAACGAACCAACGGTGAAACGTGACTTTGAGCGGATATGGGTTTGGGTGTCTGATAACTATGATGAATTGAGGATCACAATGGAGATTCTAGATTTTGTCTCTCAAGAAAGACACGAAGAATCTCCCTGTAGAAAAGAAATACGGAAAGGAGTAAGTAGCTTTGCAAAGCTTCAGGAGATTTTGAATGGGTATATGGACATCCAGTCGAAAAAGTTTTTGCTTGTTTTAGATGACGTATGGGACAGCATGGATGATTACAGATGGAATATTTTGTTGGATCCATTGAAATCAAATCATCCAAAAGGTAATATGATCCTTGTGACAACTAGACTTTTGTCTCTCGCACAGAGGATAGGCACAGTCAAACCAATCGAGTTAGGTGCTTTGTCAAAAGAGGATTTTTGGTTGTATTTTAAAACATGTACATTTGGTGATGAGAATTACAAAGCACATCCAAGTTTGAACATCATTGGGCAGAAGATAGCTGACAAGTTAAAGGGCAATCCATTAGCAGCAAAAGCAACAGCGCTGCTATTAAGAGAAAAACTTACTGTTGATCATTGGAGCAACATTCTGATGAACGAAGATTGGAAATCCCTGCATTTCAGTAGAGGCATCATGCCTGCTTTGAAGCTTAGCTATGATCAGCTGCCTTACCATTTACAACAGTGTTTGTTGTATTGTTCCATATTCCCTAGTAGTTATCGCTTTGTCAGCAAGGAGTTGATCTGTATTTGGATTTCTCAAGGCTTTGTGCATTGCAACTCTTCAAGTAAGAGACTGGAGGAGATAGGGTGGGACTACCTAACTGATTTGGTGAACTCTGGCTTCTTTCAGAAAGTTGATCATACACACTATATCATGTGTGGCCTTATGCATGATTTTGCAAGGATGGTTTCAAGGACTGAGTACGCAACTATAGATAATCTACAGAGCAACAAAATACTGCCAACTATACGTCATTTGTCAATACTAAACAATTCTGCACACTATGAAGATCCTAGTAACGACAAGGTTGAAGGAAGAATTAGAAATGCAGTTAAAGCAATGAAACATTTGAGGACTTTGGTGCTAATTGGGAAACATAGCTCTTTATTCTTCCAATCCTTCAAAGATGTAGTCCAGAAGGGACATCATTTACGTCTGTTGCAAATCTCTGAAACATGTACTTATGTTGACCCCTTGCTTTGCAATCTGGTGAATCCAGCCCATATTCGCTATATGAAGCTTCACAAAAGAGCTTTGCCTCAATCTTTCAGCAAGTTTTACCATCTTCAAGTATTAGATGTTGGCTCAAAATCTGATCTGATTATACCTAATGGTGTGGATGATCTAGTTAGTCTGCAGCATCTTGTAGCAGCAGAGAAAGCATGCTCGTCCATCACTAGCATCAGCAAAATGACCTCTCTTCAGGAACTACATAACTTTGGTGTTCAAAATTCTAGCGGCTGGGAGATAGCACAACTCCAGTCCATGAACCAGCTTGTACAGCTCGGTGTGTCTCAACTTGAAAATGTCACAACTAGAGCTGAGGCTTGTGGTGCAAAACTAAGAGACAAACAGAACTTAGAAAAGCTGCGCCTTTCGTGGACTAATTTACATAAATTGGGTCATTTGGGGACTAACGTGCCATGGGATGAACGTGAAAATGCAAGAGCAGTGCTTGAGGGTCTTGAACCACATACAAATCTTAAGCACCTAGAGATATATTCGTACAATGGTGCTACCCCTCCAACATGGCTTGCCACTTCACTTACCTCTTTACAGACTCTCCGTCTAGAGTGTTGTGGACAATGGAAAATGATTCCATCACTGGAACGTCTTCCCTTTCTTAAAAAGATGAAGTTGGAGAGTAtgcagaaaataatagaaatgaCAGTTCCTTCGCTGGAGGAGCTGATGTTAATTGACATGCCAAATTTGGAGAGATGCTCCTGCACTTCCATGAGGGACTTAAACTGCAGTTTAAGGGTTCTGAAGGTTAAAAAGTGCCCTGTGCTGAAGGTCTTTCCATTGTTCGAGGACTGCCAAAAATTTGAAATTGAGCGGAAATCATGGTTGTCCCACCTTAGCAAGCTTACTATCCATGATTGTCCTCATTTGCATGTGCACAATCCTCTTCCACCTTCTACTATTGTTTTGGAATTATCCATCGCCAAAGTTTCAACACTTCCAACGTTGAAGGGGTCATCCAATGGAACATTAACAATTTGGCTTCCCAATGATGATGATGTTCCTGATAAGCTGATAACGTTGGATGATAACATTATGTCGTTCCATAACCTGAGTTTCCTAACTGGATTGGAAATATATGGTTTCCAAAATCCGACGTCTATTTCATTCCATGGTTTGAGGCAACTCAGATGTTTGAAGACTTTAAAAATATACGACTGCCCAAAACTTCTCCCTTCAAATGTTCCATCAGAGCTTACCGGTGAATATATGTCAGGAGAAAATCACAGCGCCCTTCCATCTCTCGTACGTCTCCATATTGAGAAGTGTGGAATAATGAGGAAGTGGCTGTCTCTGTTGTTGCAACATGTGCAGGCCCTACAGGAACTGAGTTTAGATAACTGCAAGCAGATAACAGGGCTATCGTTAGGACAGGAAGAAAACAATCAACCAAATCTTATGTCAGCTATGGAGGATCCATCATTAGGATATCCAG CAAGGAAGATTTCGCTGGATTTACCTCCCTTGAGGAGTTAG